In Drosophila innubila isolate TH190305 chromosome 2R unlocalized genomic scaffold, UK_Dinn_1.0 1_C_2R, whole genome shotgun sequence, the following are encoded in one genomic region:
- the LOC117785082 gene encoding centrosomal protein of 131 kDa isoform X2 has protein sequence MDLCLKGSQINLAARQKTRPKYSSRSLTTLHNSAPHFRPRSANFLQQRSRSSPFLGRPQSADPKFGRKLSVYSGEKELRVSKSRQVSSTDLLKSLLEEPIKRSWLCRSGCNSSTDDQSDCSQKSPHSSEGEQLERFMVSMPGSVSSNDKLKSYASNWSSRDPSSGLSSAVLLAKTAKPDLPGRVSFSKPNMHNDVDSSDCDNDKQEMRPGSSSNISAPGPLTLPSFSYNNSNDSKVDSIDAGAQKKSVHFGAPAAGGGSAEVLAETYEYPKCPSENCTCSTRSSSTASTNEATADVKCACDAPSCRFSESSTEKPATPELNVIREYKQAVGVALDTNIVAKSKSLEPMNNMELPNYLDKYAVQAKEKQNNLSEKNLSSTMADNSNNDNTTHNNSGASYRAPAQRNFGAENNFLPVVQEDRRHYGNSSSDSVISNYLKIAATSPFVGKKKENVKPASAEPTNRNNKVKFLAKPPMSATAGKLKKAVSVGSLREERKLSEYNLDKVDSWMSMQEQKQALAQFEQLHKQGLDELDDSASQLSLKSNEDSRDSTYDEIVSVIKEIEEDKKRDNFAERLPSELNLKLDSRSETAETVSQNGDRVPESGDKYKDILAYLNNVESSCDKTLMETRRSIPDSNRSEVEFVVEPDVTDEVPKLSELLMLPNHQLARRVIALSLRANELANAIHLSKEHVMQLRSEKQKLLRAEKTSNAGKLRDQKKHYEEVVTRHQGFIEQLLKDKGSLCEKVAALTRRLESQNQAWEHRLETELTRAKETTLAGEKIRRERWVRENTKKIKELTVKGLEAEINKMNCNHQREVTDLKRTHQMQLLDALEEARLKHEQIENGIRESCAQDREAIIEKERNAIRERLERQLEEEQKTQAELRQKLADDFAAERERLQAELRQKECDYQVKRQEAQREQDAELEQAKFEMQEKMAKQEEKYQNRINTIEQQYLADFELWKTEYENKCKLSQAEKENAIRQHYRAERDRQLDELVVRMEADALQSGEEHEQKMLRLKEKYEKDLNVAENVEKSLREKYAEIREKLAESDAQVRNSQAELKQLQLELGHSKKMCGDIINERDKLRENLNTDIQNEVGLLNERHKQEMEQLQKRVHHTIQRQEETIEVLKGDNDNLRQQCLKLNAVIRQQRKDYCVK, from the exons ATGGATTTATGTCTTAAGGGCTCGCAG ATAAACCTCGCCGCCCGACAGAAAACGAGACCCAAGTACTCTAGTCGCTCCCTGACGACTCTACATAATTCTGCGCCGCACTTTCGTCCGCGTTCGGCCAACTTTCTCCAGCAGCGCAGTCGCTCCTCGCCTTTTCTGGGACGACCACAGTCGGCGGACCCGAAGTTTGGTCGCAAGTTGAGCGTCTACTCTGGCGAAAAGGAGCTACGAGTTAGCAAAAGC cGACAGGTATCTTCCACGGATCTGTTGAAATCGCTGCTGGAGGAGCCCATCAAACGGAGCTGGCTGTGTCGCAGCGGTTGCAATTCTTCCACCGACGATCAGTCGGATTGCTCACAGAAATCTCCGCACAGCAGCGAGGGGGAGCAGCTGGAACGCTTTATGGTCAGCATGCCAGGCTCCGTGTCCAGCAATGACAAGCTCAAATCCTATGCTTCCAACTGGTCATCCAGGGATCCATCCAGTGGACTCAGCAGTGCAGTCTTGCTGGCGAAAACAGCCAAGCCGGATCTGCCTGGAAGAGTGTCCTTCAGTAAGCCCAACATGCATAACGATGTGGACTCCAGTGATTGCGATAATGACAAGCAGGAGATGCGACCcggcagcagcagtaacaTCTCTGCTCCAGGTCCTCTAACCTTGCCCAGCTTTAGCTATAACAATAGCAATGACAGCAAGGTGGACTCCATTGATGCTGGCGCCCAAAAGAAATCCGTGCACTTTGGGGCACCAGCGGCGGGAGGAGGCAGTGCCGAAGTGCTCGCCGAGACATACGAGTATCCCAAGTGTCCGTCCGAGAATTGCACCTGCAGCACACGCTCCTCATCCACGGCCAGCACCAATGAAGCCACCGCCGATGTCAAGTGTGCCTGCGATGCGCCCAGTTGTCGCTTCTCCGAGTCCAGTACGGAAAAACCAGCCACGCCAGAGCTCAATGTGATTAGGGAGTACAAGCAggcggtgggcgtggcattggaTACAAATATAGTGGCGAAAAGTAAATCGCTGGAGCCCATGAATAACATGGAGTTGCCCAATTATCTGGACAAGTATGCGGTACAGGCCAAGGAGAAGCAGAACAATCTTTCCGAGAAGAATCTCTCCAGCACAATGgccgacaacagcaacaacgacaacacgaCCCACAATAACAGTGGAGCCTCGTATAGAGCGCCAGCACAACGTAACTTTGGGGcggaaaataactttttgccaGTGGTTCAGGAAGATCGACGACACTATGGCAACAGTAGCTCGGATTCGGTGATAAGTAACTATCTGAAAATTGCCGCGACATCTCCATTTGTGGGCAAGAAGAAGGAGAACGTTAAGCCGGCGAGTGCCGAGCCAACAAACCGAAATAATAAAGTCAAGTTCCTGGCCAAGCCACCAATGTCCGCCACGGCGGGAAAACTGAAGAAAGCCGTTAGCGTGGGCAGCCTGCGAGAGGAGCGCAAGCTGAGTGAGTACAATCTGGATAAGGTGGACAGCTGGATGAGCATGCAGGAGCAGAAGCAGGCATTGGCACAGTTCGAGCAGCTGCACAAGCAGGGACTGGATGAGCTGGACGATAGCGCCTCCCAGTTGTCACTTAAATCGAATGAGGACTCCAGAGATTCCACTTATGATGAGATTGTGTCCGTCATCAAGGAGATCGAAGAGGATAAGAAGCGAG ATAACTTTGCTGAACGTTTGCCCAGCGAACTAAATCTTAAGCTGGATTCCCGATCTGAGACTGCCGAAACGGTTAGTCAAAATGGTGACAGAGTTCCAGAAAGTGGCGATAAGTACAA AGATATATTGGCGTATTTGAATAATGTGGAGAGTAGCTGTGACAAAACTCTGATGGAAACGCGACGTTCCATTCCGGACAGCAATCGATCCGAGGTGGAATTTGTAGTCGAGCCCGATGTCACCGATGAGGTGCCCAA GCTGTCGGAGCTATTGATGCTTCCCAATCATCAACTGGCGCGTCGTGTGATCGCCCTCAGTCTGCGGGCCAATGAGCTGGCCAATGCCATACACCTGTCCAAGGAGCATGTCATGCAGCTGCGCAGCGAGAAACAAAAGTTGCTGCGGGCGGAGAAGACCAGCAATGCTGGAAAATTGCGTGATCAGAAGAAACACTACGAGGAGGTGGTGACACGCCATCAGGGATTCATTGAGCAACTGCTAAAGGATAAGGGTTCACTCTGTGAAAAGGTTGCGGCTCTGACGCGACGTTTGGAGAGCCAGAATCAGGCCTGGGAGCATCGATTGGAGACGGAGCTAACAAGGGCCAAGGAAACCACATTGGCTGGGGAGAAAATACGAAGAGAGCGTTGGGTTCGTGAGAATACAAAGAAAATCAAG GAGTTGACCGTTAAGGGACTGGAAGCGGAGatcaataaaatgaattgcAATCATCAGCGTGAGGTGACAGATTTGAAGCGTACGCATCAGATGCAGCTGTTGGATGCCTTGGAGGAGGCACGTCTCAAGCATGAACAGATTGAGAATGGCATACGGGAGAGTTGTGCCCAGGATCGTGAGGCCATCATTGAAAAGGAGCGGAATGCCATAAGAGAGCGACTTGAGCGTCAGCTTGAGGAGGAGCAGAAAACGCAAGCGGAGCTGAGACAAAAGCTGGCCGATGATTTTGCCGCAGAGCGGGAACGTCTTCAGGCGGAGCTGCGGCAGAAGGAATGCGACTATCAGGTGAAGCGACAGGAGGCGCAACGCGAACAGGATGCAGAACTGGAGCAGGCCAAGTTTGAGATGCAGGAGAAGATGGCCAAACAAGAGGAGAAATATCAGAATCGCATCAACACCATCGAGCAACAATATCTGGCGGACTTTGAGCTCTGGAAAACCGAATACGAGAACAAATGCAAGCTGTCCCAGGCGGAGAAGGAGAATGCCATAAGACAGCATTATCGAGCTGAACGGGATCGTCAGCTGGATGAGCTTGTGGTGCGCATGGAGGCGGATGCTCTACAAAGCGGTGAGGAGCACGAGCAGAAGATGTT GCGACTGAAGGAAAAGTATGAAAAGGATTTAAATGTGGCGGAAAATGTGGAAAAGTCGTTGCGTGAAAAGTACGCAGAGATACGTGAAAAGCTTGCCGAATCGGATGCCCAGGTGCGAAATTCCCAGGCAGAGTTGAAGCAGTTGCAATTGGAGCTGGGTCACAGCAAGAAGATGTGCGGAGATATCATCAATGAGCGCGACAAACTGCGCGAGAATCTCAACACGGACATACAGAACGAGGTTGGGTTGCTCAACGAACGCCACAAACAGGAAATGGAACAACTACAGAAGCG TGTTCATCACACCATTCAGCGGCAGGAGGAGACCATAGAGGTGCTCAAGGGAGACAACGATAACCTGCGACAACAGTGCCTTAAATTAAATGCGGTCATCAGACAACAACGCAAGGACTATTGCGTAAAGTAG
- the LOC117785082 gene encoding centrosomal protein of 131 kDa isoform X1, translating to MDLCLKGSQVGSSNGLQQYIFIYRLDLQINLAARQKTRPKYSSRSLTTLHNSAPHFRPRSANFLQQRSRSSPFLGRPQSADPKFGRKLSVYSGEKELRVSKSRQVSSTDLLKSLLEEPIKRSWLCRSGCNSSTDDQSDCSQKSPHSSEGEQLERFMVSMPGSVSSNDKLKSYASNWSSRDPSSGLSSAVLLAKTAKPDLPGRVSFSKPNMHNDVDSSDCDNDKQEMRPGSSSNISAPGPLTLPSFSYNNSNDSKVDSIDAGAQKKSVHFGAPAAGGGSAEVLAETYEYPKCPSENCTCSTRSSSTASTNEATADVKCACDAPSCRFSESSTEKPATPELNVIREYKQAVGVALDTNIVAKSKSLEPMNNMELPNYLDKYAVQAKEKQNNLSEKNLSSTMADNSNNDNTTHNNSGASYRAPAQRNFGAENNFLPVVQEDRRHYGNSSSDSVISNYLKIAATSPFVGKKKENVKPASAEPTNRNNKVKFLAKPPMSATAGKLKKAVSVGSLREERKLSEYNLDKVDSWMSMQEQKQALAQFEQLHKQGLDELDDSASQLSLKSNEDSRDSTYDEIVSVIKEIEEDKKRDNFAERLPSELNLKLDSRSETAETVSQNGDRVPESGDKYKDILAYLNNVESSCDKTLMETRRSIPDSNRSEVEFVVEPDVTDEVPKLSELLMLPNHQLARRVIALSLRANELANAIHLSKEHVMQLRSEKQKLLRAEKTSNAGKLRDQKKHYEEVVTRHQGFIEQLLKDKGSLCEKVAALTRRLESQNQAWEHRLETELTRAKETTLAGEKIRRERWVRENTKKIKELTVKGLEAEINKMNCNHQREVTDLKRTHQMQLLDALEEARLKHEQIENGIRESCAQDREAIIEKERNAIRERLERQLEEEQKTQAELRQKLADDFAAERERLQAELRQKECDYQVKRQEAQREQDAELEQAKFEMQEKMAKQEEKYQNRINTIEQQYLADFELWKTEYENKCKLSQAEKENAIRQHYRAERDRQLDELVVRMEADALQSGEEHEQKMLRLKEKYEKDLNVAENVEKSLREKYAEIREKLAESDAQVRNSQAELKQLQLELGHSKKMCGDIINERDKLRENLNTDIQNEVGLLNERHKQEMEQLQKRVHHTIQRQEETIEVLKGDNDNLRQQCLKLNAVIRQQRKDYCVK from the exons ATGGATTTATGTCTTAAGGGCTCGCAGGTAGGTTCCTCAAATGGTCTGCAGcagtatatatttatctatcgGCTCGACTTGCAGATAAACCTCGCCGCCCGACAGAAAACGAGACCCAAGTACTCTAGTCGCTCCCTGACGACTCTACATAATTCTGCGCCGCACTTTCGTCCGCGTTCGGCCAACTTTCTCCAGCAGCGCAGTCGCTCCTCGCCTTTTCTGGGACGACCACAGTCGGCGGACCCGAAGTTTGGTCGCAAGTTGAGCGTCTACTCTGGCGAAAAGGAGCTACGAGTTAGCAAAAGC cGACAGGTATCTTCCACGGATCTGTTGAAATCGCTGCTGGAGGAGCCCATCAAACGGAGCTGGCTGTGTCGCAGCGGTTGCAATTCTTCCACCGACGATCAGTCGGATTGCTCACAGAAATCTCCGCACAGCAGCGAGGGGGAGCAGCTGGAACGCTTTATGGTCAGCATGCCAGGCTCCGTGTCCAGCAATGACAAGCTCAAATCCTATGCTTCCAACTGGTCATCCAGGGATCCATCCAGTGGACTCAGCAGTGCAGTCTTGCTGGCGAAAACAGCCAAGCCGGATCTGCCTGGAAGAGTGTCCTTCAGTAAGCCCAACATGCATAACGATGTGGACTCCAGTGATTGCGATAATGACAAGCAGGAGATGCGACCcggcagcagcagtaacaTCTCTGCTCCAGGTCCTCTAACCTTGCCCAGCTTTAGCTATAACAATAGCAATGACAGCAAGGTGGACTCCATTGATGCTGGCGCCCAAAAGAAATCCGTGCACTTTGGGGCACCAGCGGCGGGAGGAGGCAGTGCCGAAGTGCTCGCCGAGACATACGAGTATCCCAAGTGTCCGTCCGAGAATTGCACCTGCAGCACACGCTCCTCATCCACGGCCAGCACCAATGAAGCCACCGCCGATGTCAAGTGTGCCTGCGATGCGCCCAGTTGTCGCTTCTCCGAGTCCAGTACGGAAAAACCAGCCACGCCAGAGCTCAATGTGATTAGGGAGTACAAGCAggcggtgggcgtggcattggaTACAAATATAGTGGCGAAAAGTAAATCGCTGGAGCCCATGAATAACATGGAGTTGCCCAATTATCTGGACAAGTATGCGGTACAGGCCAAGGAGAAGCAGAACAATCTTTCCGAGAAGAATCTCTCCAGCACAATGgccgacaacagcaacaacgacaacacgaCCCACAATAACAGTGGAGCCTCGTATAGAGCGCCAGCACAACGTAACTTTGGGGcggaaaataactttttgccaGTGGTTCAGGAAGATCGACGACACTATGGCAACAGTAGCTCGGATTCGGTGATAAGTAACTATCTGAAAATTGCCGCGACATCTCCATTTGTGGGCAAGAAGAAGGAGAACGTTAAGCCGGCGAGTGCCGAGCCAACAAACCGAAATAATAAAGTCAAGTTCCTGGCCAAGCCACCAATGTCCGCCACGGCGGGAAAACTGAAGAAAGCCGTTAGCGTGGGCAGCCTGCGAGAGGAGCGCAAGCTGAGTGAGTACAATCTGGATAAGGTGGACAGCTGGATGAGCATGCAGGAGCAGAAGCAGGCATTGGCACAGTTCGAGCAGCTGCACAAGCAGGGACTGGATGAGCTGGACGATAGCGCCTCCCAGTTGTCACTTAAATCGAATGAGGACTCCAGAGATTCCACTTATGATGAGATTGTGTCCGTCATCAAGGAGATCGAAGAGGATAAGAAGCGAG ATAACTTTGCTGAACGTTTGCCCAGCGAACTAAATCTTAAGCTGGATTCCCGATCTGAGACTGCCGAAACGGTTAGTCAAAATGGTGACAGAGTTCCAGAAAGTGGCGATAAGTACAA AGATATATTGGCGTATTTGAATAATGTGGAGAGTAGCTGTGACAAAACTCTGATGGAAACGCGACGTTCCATTCCGGACAGCAATCGATCCGAGGTGGAATTTGTAGTCGAGCCCGATGTCACCGATGAGGTGCCCAA GCTGTCGGAGCTATTGATGCTTCCCAATCATCAACTGGCGCGTCGTGTGATCGCCCTCAGTCTGCGGGCCAATGAGCTGGCCAATGCCATACACCTGTCCAAGGAGCATGTCATGCAGCTGCGCAGCGAGAAACAAAAGTTGCTGCGGGCGGAGAAGACCAGCAATGCTGGAAAATTGCGTGATCAGAAGAAACACTACGAGGAGGTGGTGACACGCCATCAGGGATTCATTGAGCAACTGCTAAAGGATAAGGGTTCACTCTGTGAAAAGGTTGCGGCTCTGACGCGACGTTTGGAGAGCCAGAATCAGGCCTGGGAGCATCGATTGGAGACGGAGCTAACAAGGGCCAAGGAAACCACATTGGCTGGGGAGAAAATACGAAGAGAGCGTTGGGTTCGTGAGAATACAAAGAAAATCAAG GAGTTGACCGTTAAGGGACTGGAAGCGGAGatcaataaaatgaattgcAATCATCAGCGTGAGGTGACAGATTTGAAGCGTACGCATCAGATGCAGCTGTTGGATGCCTTGGAGGAGGCACGTCTCAAGCATGAACAGATTGAGAATGGCATACGGGAGAGTTGTGCCCAGGATCGTGAGGCCATCATTGAAAAGGAGCGGAATGCCATAAGAGAGCGACTTGAGCGTCAGCTTGAGGAGGAGCAGAAAACGCAAGCGGAGCTGAGACAAAAGCTGGCCGATGATTTTGCCGCAGAGCGGGAACGTCTTCAGGCGGAGCTGCGGCAGAAGGAATGCGACTATCAGGTGAAGCGACAGGAGGCGCAACGCGAACAGGATGCAGAACTGGAGCAGGCCAAGTTTGAGATGCAGGAGAAGATGGCCAAACAAGAGGAGAAATATCAGAATCGCATCAACACCATCGAGCAACAATATCTGGCGGACTTTGAGCTCTGGAAAACCGAATACGAGAACAAATGCAAGCTGTCCCAGGCGGAGAAGGAGAATGCCATAAGACAGCATTATCGAGCTGAACGGGATCGTCAGCTGGATGAGCTTGTGGTGCGCATGGAGGCGGATGCTCTACAAAGCGGTGAGGAGCACGAGCAGAAGATGTT GCGACTGAAGGAAAAGTATGAAAAGGATTTAAATGTGGCGGAAAATGTGGAAAAGTCGTTGCGTGAAAAGTACGCAGAGATACGTGAAAAGCTTGCCGAATCGGATGCCCAGGTGCGAAATTCCCAGGCAGAGTTGAAGCAGTTGCAATTGGAGCTGGGTCACAGCAAGAAGATGTGCGGAGATATCATCAATGAGCGCGACAAACTGCGCGAGAATCTCAACACGGACATACAGAACGAGGTTGGGTTGCTCAACGAACGCCACAAACAGGAAATGGAACAACTACAGAAGCG TGTTCATCACACCATTCAGCGGCAGGAGGAGACCATAGAGGTGCTCAAGGGAGACAACGATAACCTGCGACAACAGTGCCTTAAATTAAATGCGGTCATCAGACAACAACGCAAGGACTATTGCGTAAAGTAG